ATTTCTTTAACCTGAATCTGCTTCTGGTTTTTCTTTGCAGCAGCAATCTGCTTCTTCTTTTCGAAGATCGATTTGCCGTAGTCCATCAGCTTGCAAACAGGTGGCACTGCATCGGCAGAAATCTCTACCAGATCCAGCTTGGCCTCTTCGGCCTTAAGAAGCGCGTCTTCAATTGACACAATCCCAAGCTGCTCACCTTCAGCGCCAATTAACCGAACCTCGCGTGCCGAGATATTCTCGTTGATCGGGGCCTTCGGTGCAGCTCGTTTATCTTGTCTCATTTCACGCTTAATAATGATTACTCCAAATCTTGGCGACCACGCCGGGAAACCGCCTGCGTAAGAAATTCAGCGAATTGAGTGACGGGCATTGAGCCCAGATCAGCACCTTCACGGGTACGCACGGCGACAGTTTTCGTCTCAACCTCCCGATCTCCGATAACCAAGAGATAAGGAACCTTGAGCAAAGTATGCTCGCGGATTTTAAAGCCTATCTTCTCGTTCCTCAAGTCAGACTTGGCACGAAATCCGCTTTGATTGAGCGTTTTTTCTACTTCGAGGGCAAAATCGGCCTGTTTATCCGTGATATTCATCACCACAGCCTGAGTCGGCGCCAACCACGCCGGGAACGCACCTTCGTAGTGCTCGATTAAAATCCCGATGAAACGCTCGAACGAACCAAGAATCGCGCGATGCAACATGACCGGCACTTTGCGGCTGTTGTCTTCGGAAACGTAGCTCGCCTCCAGACGCTGCGGCATGTTCGGATCGTACTGCAGTGTACCGCACTGCCAAGCGCGACCAAGGCAATCAAGCAGCGTGAACTCGATCTTCGGACCGTAGAATGCACCCTCGCCTGGCAGATACTCCCAAGGCAGACCGGCTTCATTCAGCGCATTGGCCAGCGCCTCTTCGGCACGATCCCAGAACGCATCATCACCTACACGCTTGGCTGGGCGCGTGGAGAGCTTCATCTTGACGTCGCTAAAACCGAAGTCTGCGTAAACCTGCAAGGTCAGCTTGATGAAATCCGCAGCCTCTTTCTTGACCTGCTCTTCCGTGCAGAAGATATGCGCGTCATCCTGAGTGAAGCCACGCACACGCATGATGCCGTGCAGAGCCCCTGAGGCTTCATTGCGGTGACAGGAACCAAATTCAGCCAGACGCAATGGCAGCTCGCGGTAGCTCTTGAGCCCCTGATTGAATATCTGCACGTGGCACGGGCAGTTCATCGGCTTGATCGCGTAATCGCGACTCTCCGACTGAGTGGTGAACATGTTGTCGGCGTAATTGCCCCAGTGCCCGGATTTCTCCCACAGCACACGGTCAACCACCTGCGGCGTGCGCACTTCCTGATAGCCATTCTCGCGCTGCACACCACGCATGTACTGCTCAAGCACCTGATAAATGGTCCAGCCATTCGGGTGCCAGAACACCATGCCCGGCGCTTCTTCCTGTGTATGGAACAAGTCGAGGCGCTTACCGATCTTGCGATGATCGCGCTTCTCGGCCTCTTCAATGCGCTGGATATACGCCGCCAGCTGCTTCTTGTCAGCCCAGGCCGTGCCATACACGCGCTGTAACTGCTCGTTCTTGGCATCGCCGCGCCAGTAAGCACCGGACAATTTGGTCAGCTTGAACGCCTTGAGGAAGCGCGTATTCGGCACGTGCGGACCACGGCACATGTCGACGTATTCTTCGTGGTAGTACAGACCCATAGCCTGCTCGTCCGGCATGTCTTCAACCAGACGCAGTTTGTATTCCTCGCCACGCGCGGTGAACACATCAATAACCTCGGCGCGCGGAGTTACTTTCTTGATGACGTCGTAGTCCTTTTCGATCAGCTGCTGCATGCGCTGCTCGATCGCCGCCACATCATCTAGAGTGAAAGGACGCTCAGAGGCGATGTCGTAGTAAAAACCCTCTTCAATGACCGGACCGATCACCATCTTGGCAGCGGGAAACAGTTGCTTGACCGCATGACCAATCAAATGCGCACAGGAGTGGCGGATGATTTCCAACCCTTCCTGATCTTTTGGCGTAATGATTTGCAGGGTTGCGTCGCTTTCAATCAGATCACAAGCATCAACCAACTTGCCATTGACCTTGCCAGCTACCGTGGCCTTAGCCAGGCCAGCACCAATAGATTGCGCCACCTCGAGTACGGATACCGGGTGATCGAACGAACGCTGACTGCCGTCGGGAAGAGTAATGATGGGCATGGCGCCTCCTCTCCTAGTGGTGACCTCTACCAAAGGCCACATGGGTTGGGATGAGCCAGTAAGCGATTCGGCGGTATACCCGCCATACAGTGGCAGGAGCTTTTCAGCCAACCAAAACCAAACCGGGGTCACTGGAGGTTTTAAACAGCAATTAACCGCAGGAATGCTTGCAGAAAGCCGGGCTTGCTGGCAAGAACCCAATAAAAAAGGGCCGCCTAAGCGACCCTTTTTCTACCAAATCTGGTAGGCACGATTGGACTCGAACCAACGACCCCCACCATGTCAAGGTGGTGCTCTAACCAACTGAGCTACGTGCCTACGATGGGTGCGCATTCTACGGCCGCGCAAAAAACTGTCAACCTATTTTTTGCGCTAACTGCCTGAATAACTGAATTTTTTACTGTTCTGCAGCGCGTTTAATATTTCGCACAGGCCACTAGCCGGGCATTTTCAACTCAGGTAGCATCTGCCCATTCGTAAAAAATAAAGAACAGAGGTTGCAAAATGGCGCACACAGCTTATCCACAATCCTATTACGCGGCCTCCGCCAATCCGGTACCGGAGCGCCCAGAATTGAATGGTGAAGTCGAGACTGACGTGTGCATCGTCGGCGCTGGCTACACCGGCCTGTCTACGGCCATCGCCCTGCTCGAGAATGGCTTTAAAGTCAGCATCGTCGAAGCCGCCAAGGTCGGTTTCGGTGCATCGGGTCGCAACGGCGGGCAGATCGTTAACAGCTATAGCCGCGACATTGATGTGATCGAACGCAGCGTCGGCCCTAAGCAGGCAAAATTGCTGGGAGACATGGCCTTCGAAGGCGGCCGCATCATTCGCGAACGCATCGCCAAGTACAATATCCAGTGCGACCTCAAGGACGGTGGCGTCTTCGCCGCCAATACTCCGAAGCACATGAAACACCTGGAATCGCAGAAAAAGCTTTGGGAACGCTACGGCCATACTCAGTTGGAACTGATGGACGCCAAACGCATCCGTGAGGTGGTGGACAGTGACGTTTACGTGGGCGGCATGCTGGACATGAGCGGCGGCCATATCCACCCGCTCAACCTGGCCCTGGGCGAGGCGGCAGCCGTCGAATCGCTGGGCGGCGTGATTTACGAACAGTCCCCCGCCATCCGCATCGATCGCGGCGCAAGCCCTGTCGTGCACACCCCGAACGGCCGAATCAAAGCCAAGTTCGTGGTCGTCGCCGGCAACGCTTACCTGGGCAACCTGATCCCTGAGCTGTCGGCCAAGTCGATGCCGTGCGGCACCCAGGTGATCACTACCGAACCTCTATCCGCTGAGCTGGCGAAAAGCCTGCTACCGCAGGACTACTGCGTCGAGGACTGCAACTACCTGCTCGACTACTACCGCCTGACCAGCGACAAGCGCCTGATCTTCGGTGGCGGCGTGGTCTACGGCGCCCGTGACCCAGCGAACATCGAAGCCATCATTCGCCCGAAAATGCTCAAGGCCTTCCCGCAGTTGAAGGATGTGAAGATCGACTACGCCTGGACCGGCAACTTCCTGCTGACCCTGTCGCGCCTGCCGCAAGTCGGTCGCTTGGGTGACAACATCTATTACTCGCAAGGCTGCAGCGGCCACGGTGTGACCTATACCCACCTGGCTGGCAAGGTGCTGGCCGAAGCTCTGCGCGGGCAGGCAGAACGCTTCGACGCCTTCGCCGATCTGCCGCACTACCCCTTCCCCGGCGGCCGCCTGTTCCAGGTGCCATTCAGCGCCCTGGGTGCCTGGTACTACACCATGCGTGACAAGCTGGGCGTCTAAAGCACTGCTCGCAAACAGAAACGGCACCTTAATAGGTGCCGTTTTGCATTCTATCTTTCGACGGTTTTACAGCTGCGCATCCGGCCAAAGCTGATGCGCCGTACGCAACGCCCGCTGCGCTGCCGCCGTACGACCTTGATCTTGCAGTTCTTGCGCAGCCGTCATCCACGTCGGTTTTAGCGGCTGCGCCGGCAATTGATTGGTTGGCATGACCAACACCGCCCAACGCCCCGCCTCGCCCCAGGCATCGTCGAAGCTGGCAAAGCTGGTGTACCAACGCCGGGTATTGCCCGAACGCAGCACCAGTGTGCGCTCGCGCTGGTCATAACCGACCAGCAGCGCAAACTGCGAGCCCGGCCCGCCAAACAGACGATCCTGCATCACCAACACCGGATGCCCTGCCGACACCTGTTGCATCAGCGCATCCATATTACCGGGCAAGGGGTAGACCAGCAGATCATAAGAGCGCGCCACCGTTTCAAGCCCGGCTTGCGCGCTTTGCCCCTTGGCTAATTGCTGAATGCGCTCATCCACCAGACCGGGGCTACTGATCACGCCATGATGATTGAGTAACGCCGCCAACGCCGAAGGCCCGCCCTGCGCATCACTGAGCTGAAAAAACGGCACATCGGCCAGCTCGACCCGCTCAGGCAGTCGCTTGGTCTCAGGCAGCAGCTGCGGCCCACTGGAGCAGGCGACGAGCAGAAACGACAGAGCAAACGGCAGAAGTTTTACTACGCGCACAAACTGAAACATCACTCACCCATTGGCTTGTTTATGGCGCAGAGCATAACGATGAAGTGCCGATGACCCAACCTACCTGCGCAAAATGCCCAAACGCCCCAGTGAGCAGCGGCCAAGTCATGTGCAAAACCGAAAACCCTCTCCAGGCTGATAAACTGCCAAGCATTGCACCCAACTCTGCCCGCACCCGCAACAGCCACCGAATTACGACCGCCGCCTGCACCTGCCGTCAAACAGACAGATCCCGATGACCGATAACTCTGCACTTACTGCCAACACGCCCCCAACCACGCTTTCTCGGCGCTTCTCCGTAGCGCCGATGATGGATTGGACAGATCGGCACTGCCGATTTTTCCTGCGCCAATTGTCGCAGCACGCCCTGCTGTATACCGAGATGGTCACTACTGGTGCGATATTGCACGGTGACGCAGCACGCTTTCTGCGCCATAGCGTGGCGGAATATCCGCTAGCCCTGCAGCTGGGTGGTAGCGTGCCAGCGGATATGGCAGCCTGCGCTAAATTGGGCGAAACCGCCGGCTACAGTGAAATAAACCTGAATGTCGGCTGCCCCAGCGATCGGGTGCAGAACAATATGATCGGCGCCTGCCTGATGGGCCATCCGCAACTGGTCGCCGATTGCGTGAAAGCCATGCAGGATGCGGTGGATATCCCGGTAACGGTAAAGCACCGCATTGGTATCAACGGCCGCGACAGCTATGCCGAGCTGTGCGATTTCGTCGGCACGGTGCGCGATGCCGGCTGCCGCAGCTTCACCGTGCATGCGCGCATCGCCATTCTCGAAGGGCTATCGCCCAAGGAGAATCGCGAGGTACCGCCGCTGCGTTATGAGGTGGCGGCGCAGCTTAAGCAAGACTTCCCCGAGCTGGAAATCATCCTCAATGGCGGCATCAAAACCCTAGAAGATTGCCAGCAGCACCTGCAGACCTTCGATGGCGTAATGCTGGGCCGCGAGGCGTACCACAACCCTTACCTGTTGGCGCAGGTTGACCAGCAGTTGTTTGGCTCCCCCCGCACCGTCATGAGCCGCTTCGAGGCCATGCAGAGCATGCGTGGTTATATCGCCGCACACCTCGCTGAAGGCGGCAGCATGCACCACATCACCCGCCATATGCTTGGTCTGGGTCAGGGTTTCAATGGCGCACGGCGCTTTCGCCAGCTGCTCTCGGTGGACATTCACAAGACCAACGAGCCACTGGCGCTGTTCGATCAAGCGGCGCAATTGCTGCAAGGCCGCTGACTCGGGTAAGGTCGGTGCATCTGCAACGACAAGGCTGTGTCATGACCTCCAAGCTGGATCAACTCAAGCAGTTCACCACCGTGGTCGCCGATACCGGCGACCTCGACGCCATCACCCGCCTGAAGCCGGTTGATGCCACCACCAACCCTTCCCTGCTGCTTAAAGCCGCTGCCATGCCGGGTTACAGCGCACTGCTGAAAAGCGCAGTGACTGCCGGCAAAGGCGATCTAGGCCTGGCCAGTGACCATTTTGGCGTCGCTGTGGGCGGTGAAATCCTCAAGATCATCCCCGGGCGCATCTCCACCGAAGTGGATGCACGCCTATCCTTCGACACCCAGGCTACCCTGCGCCGCGCAGAACGCTTGATTGGTCTTTACGAAGAAGCTGGGATAGGTCGTGAGCGCGTGCTGATTAAGATCGCGTCGACCTGGGAAGGTATTCGCGCCGCTGAGCAACTGGAAAAAGCCGGCATTCAGTGCAACCTGACGCTGCTGTTCTCTTTCGCCCAAGCCCAGGCCTGCGCCGATGCCGGGGTATTTCTGATTTCGCCCTTCGTCGGACGCATCTACGACTGGTACAAGAAGGCCGATGGCCGTGATTTTGCCGGCGCAGAAGACCCCGGCGTGCAGTCGGTCACGCGCATCTACAACTACTACAAGGCCAACGCCTACCAGACCGTGGTGATGGGTGCGAGCTTCCGCAACATTGGCCAGATCGAACAACTGGCTGGCTGTGATCGCCTGACCATCAGCCCGGAACTACTGCAACAATTGGCTGATGATCAGCAGCCATTGGCGCGCCTGCTCAGCCCAGGCAAAGCTGCCGAAGCCAAGCAGAGCCTCGGCGAAAGCCAGTTCCGCTGGGCCATGAATGAAGACGCCATGGCCACGGAAAAACTTGCCGAAGGCATTCGCCTGTTTGCCCGCGATCAGGAAAAGCTGGAAAAACTGCTGACCGCTCAAGCCTGAATGGCTTGAGTGACCTAAATGGCTTAAATGACCTAAATGCAAACGGGGCGCTCAATGAGCGCCCCGTTTGTTTAGCCAGACCCATCAATGATGCTCGAGGGCATTGACCAGATCGTGGAAGGCTTCGCGATTGGAGTCGTTCAACCCCATCAGGATGCGATGCGCTTCCAGCACCTTGGCGCGTACCAGCTCTTCCGATTGATCCTGCGACGGCAGATCATCCAGGCAATCCGGGCACGGCACCGGTGTATCGACGATATTGAATACCTGATCAAAACCCATCGACTGCAGCAGCCGAGTGATATCGGCGTGAGTCGTCACCACCGTCGGCAACAGACCAACCTTCTGCCGCGACAGAATCGACAGCTTGGCCAGCAGCCCGAGAGTCGTGCTATCGATACTGCGGGTCTCGGTCAGATCAATCACGATGGCTGAGAAATTCAGCGCGGTGAAGATTTTCTCGATGGTCGAATCTAGGGCCGAACACAGCGTCAGACGCACTTCACCGACAAACTTCAAAATGAAGGTGCCGTCTTGTTCAGCAAACTGGATTCTACCGGGGCTTATCCCAGGGTTCATGCAAGGTTCCTGCTTAACACCAGCAAGGCAATATCATCCGGCATATCCCCCAGATTGGCCAGCCCAAAAGCCTTACGCAGGCCATCAAGGGTGCCACCCGCAGAGCTGATCAGCTGCGGCAACAGGGTTTCCTTGTCTTTCAAGGTATCGCCCGGCAACAGATCGAGAATGCCATCAGAAAGTAGCGTGAGACTGAAGGCCTCTGGCAGCTCCAGCTCCAGGTCGTTGTACTCGGCCTCGACAAACAGCCCAACCGGCAAACCACGACCTTCCAGGTAACGTGCCTGGCCTTCGCTGTAAAGCACCGGCAGCGGTAGATGACCGCCAATGCTGTAGGTCAGACGGTTGTTGGCCTGGTCGATCACACCGCCGAGCATGGTCACGTGCTTGCCCAGCTTGCAGTTGATCAGGCCACGGTTGATATGGCCGAGCACTTCAGAGGGTTTGAAATCTGGCAGGTTGCCACCGCGCCGCGACTCGTACAGCAGGCGTGTGGTCATAAATTTCAGCAGCACGGTGATAAATGCCGAAGAAGCGCCATGCCCGGAAACATCAGCCAGATAAAACGCGATACGACTGTCATCGACACGGAAATAATCGACAAAATCGCCCGATAGATACAGTGAAGGAATGATCTGGTGGGCGAAGTTCAGGCCATCAGCCTGCCACGGCGTTACCGGCAGCATGTTCATCTGCACTTGGCGGCCGGCGTTCTGATCTTCCTGCAGCAGGTGCAGGCTGGCTTGCAGCTCGCGGTTGGCGGTTTCCAGCTCGTCGCGATAGCGCTGGTTTTCCAGGCGCAAATTGGCACGATCCAACGCACGACGCACTGAATGCTCAAGCACGGCGAGATCGGCCAGAGGTTTGATCAGGTAATCGGCTGCGCCCAGACGCAAGGCTTCGACAGCATCGCTCATCACACCAGCACCAGACACCACGATTACCGGGGTTTCCACTTGCAGGGCGTTGATGCGGCGGATCAGCTCGAGACCATCGACTTGCGGCATGCGCAGATCACAGATCACCAGATCCGGCGACTCAGCATGAAAGACTTCCAGCCCCTGCAAGCCATTGGCGGCCTGCAGCACATGAAAACAACTGTCTTCCAGGTAGGCTGCGAGACTCGCGCGCACTACGTCGTCGTCATCGATTATCAGCAGCGTGGCACTGGTTTTGTGCATGAGGTATCCAGGCAAACTGCGCCGGGTATGGGTTGGCTTATGCGTCAGGACAAGCGCCTGGACGCGCGAACTCGGCTTGCTTCAAGGCGCAGACGGTACTCCCATCCGTAACGTGATTCAAGCGCATGCCGGTCGTCGCCGTACGACTTTACACCTCAAATCAGCCAAGGTTATAAGAGCTGCAGGACAGCCCCCATAACAAGAGGAAAAAGCCCATGAGCCAAAATGATCGTGCCTACAGTGAGAAACGCGATTACATCCGCATGCGGCTAGAGGCCCCCGTTACCCTGCACCATGACGGCAAGGAAATTCCTGCACTGTGTCTCGACCTGTCCAGCACAGGCATGCAGCTGGAAGCCGAAAGCGCAGTAAAGATGGGCGACAAGGTACGCGTGCACATCGCGTCTGATCACAACGAATTACGCGGCCTGGATGCCCAAGCCGAAGTGATGCGCGTCAGCACACTGGAAGACGGCCGCCAGGCACTAGGTTTAGCAATTATTTCCATGAGCTGAAATGCTCGGACAACAAAAAAGGCGGCCCGCACGGCCGCCTTTTTGTTTACCCAACAAATTCAGAAATCGTCTTCAACCTCACCGTCACGCACTTTGAATTCGCGATTCTGCAAGTAGGCGTTACGGATAAAGATGTATTTGTCACCGCTGACCATGCGCTCGGCCTTGAGCAAACTGGCCCGCAGGTCAACCGCCTGAACGCCGCGCACCACATTGCGCGTCGGCACATGATCGATAAACGCAGGTGCGGTCAGCATGCTGTCAGGCACCTTGCCGAAGGCATCACGTACGGTGCTTGGCCCCAACAATGGCAGCACAACATAAGGCCCGCTGTTGAGCCCCCAGACGCCCATGGTCTGACCGAAATCTTCATCGCTGCGCTGCAGGCCCATAGCACTGCCAACATCGAAGAAGCCCAGCAGGCCGAAGGTGGTATTGAAGATCAAGCGACCGCCATCAACTCCAGCGTCATGCAACTTGCCTTGTAGCAGGTTGTTGGCCAGGTTGCCGACATCGCCAATGTTGCGAAAGACATTGTGCACGCCATCTTCAAGAAACTGTGGCGTCACCGCCTGATAACCCTTGGCCAACGGCTTGAGGGTATAGGTATCAACGTTATCGTTGACCCGAAACATAAAGCGGTTGTAACCCTGCCAAGGGTCTTCTTCGTTGGCTTGCGCCAGCGCAGGCAGCAACAGCGCGCCGGTACAGGCAATCAACAGGCTCAATCGTTCAATCCAGCTCGCACCGGTCACACGCATCATAGTCGCTCCTTGAAAATACTCAGGCTGCCATAGGCGGCCAAATCAGGCCGCGCAGTATAAGACGGCAGCCCTATAAATAGGCAGCATAGCGGACGAACAAATAGCTGAAAAAATCTTACCGCCTGTTGCCGTACAGCCCAGTGATTGCCGGAGGTGCAGACGGAAATAAAGCCTTCATCTGCCTGTAACCTGAATGCACTAGCCTGGACTAGATCATTTTCAAGGACGGCCCATGCAAACGCCCGCCACCTCGCCCGCCTTCACCGCCATCCTGTTTAGTCTTTCCGGCTGCCTGGTTGATTTCGGTGCACGCACCATCCCGCTGACCCTGCAACGCCTCTACCCAAAGGCAGCCAATCACCAAAGCCTGCAGCAGGCCCTCGGCCGTGAACCCTTAACTGAAGAGTGGCAGGCTTACCAGCAGACCCTCTGCGAAACCGCATGCGAACATGCCGAGGCCACCCATGCCGCCCTGCCCTTGCTTGAACAGCTGCACCAACAGAGCGTGCCCTGCGCCTGGCTGGATGAACTGCCACGCGACGCCAGCATCAGCATGGCCAGCGCACTCCCGGACTGGTTGCCAGGCATATCCAGCCACAGCACGCGCCCATGGCCGGCACCTGACGCCATCTGGCGGAGCCTGATAGAGCTACAGGTTGATCAGCTCGAAGGCTGCGTCCTGGTCAGTGGCGAACCACGCCTGTTGCAGGCGGCGTTAAATGCCGGCATCTGGACCATCGGCCTGGCCATCAGCGGTCCGCTTTGCGGCCTGGCGCCGGCTGACTGGCAAAGTCTGCCGATGAGCGAGCGTGATCGACTGCGTAGCCAGGCCACCCTCAGCCTGTACCGCCTTGGCGTGCATTCGGTGATTGACCAGCTCAGCGACCTGCCCACCTGCCTGGCGGATCTCAGCCTACGTCGGCACAAGGGTGAAAAGCCCTGAGCAAGCGCCAGAATGCCGGCTGAATCCATGCCTCACGCTTGATCCAAAGCAAGCAAAGCCTGCTGGCTTGGATTAATCTGAAGGCATGCAGAACCTTTCGCCCCTGCGTAAGGTCAGTCAATCTGTCGACTACCAAAGGGAGAACTCCATGCCTGCAAGCCGCCTGCAGCAACAACTGCAAGATCTGCGCAACCAACTGGCTGAACAGCCACCGTTGACTGAAGAGGAACGCGCCGAGCTGTTTGTACTGACCCAGGAAATTGAACTACAGCTGGCCCGCCAGGCAGCAGCTGCACCTGACGCAACGCTGATCGACGGGGTTAACCTCGCGGTGGAGCGCTTCGAAGCCAGCCACCCAACCCTCGCCGGCACCCTGCGCAATATCGTGCAGAGCCTGGCCAATATGGGTATTTAAACGCACACAGCACTAACGAAAACCCCAGCACTTAGCTGGGGTTTTGCATTACTGGCGCACCAAACGCTGATTATCTGGGCTGATGGGCCCGCTGCTGCGATAGGGATTGATATCCAACCCACCACGGCGCACATAACGCGCATACACCGTCAGGTGCTCAGGCTTGAGCAGGCGCTGCAGGTCGAGAAAGATCCGCTCCACGCACTGCTCATGAAAATCCGCATGCTGACGAAAGCTCACCAGATAGGCCAACAGACTGGCGTGATCCAGCGCCAGGCCACGGTACTGCACCACCAGCGTGCCCCAATCCGGCTGGCCGGTGACCGGGCAATTAGATTTGAGCAGATGACTGTGCAGGCTTTCCTCGACCACTCGCGCGGCATCACAGCGCAGCAGCTCAGGCTGCGGCTGCTCATAGTTGCTGATGGCTACATCCAGCTCGTCGATACAGACGCCTGGTGCGGCCTGCACACCTTCAGCCGTTACCTCAGCCAGGCTGCGCACGCGCACGCCAACCGGCTTGCCGGCGGCTGCCGAGAGGTCCTGCACCAGTACCGCCACCAGCTCGTCAGCACTGTTGAACACCGACTGATTCAGCGAATTGAGGTACAGCTTGAAGGATTTCGACTCGATGATATTTGGCGAGTCGGCCGGAATGGCGAACTCGCCCATGGCCACCACCGGCTTGCCGGATGGCAACAACCAGGACAGCTCAAAACAGTTCCAGAAATCCACACCCTGATACGGCAGCGTTTCGGCACTCAGGCCCAGCTCGGCCCATTTCGCGGCACGCGGAATGGGGAATAACAAAGACGGGGTGTAGGTCGCGATGTACTCACTGGACTTGCCCAGTGGCGAATCTTCGGCGGCGGGATGCATGGAGAAAACCTGGCTAGTCGAAATACAGCGATTGTATACAGCTCTTCAGACAAATTCAGGCGGCAAGCGCAAAGCCGAGCTTGCCGCGTAGCATCAGGTCAGCTCCGCCACTACAGCAGCCAACGCCTGGCCAGGATCAGCAGCCTGGCTGATCGGTCGACCAATAACCAGATAATCGGAACCGACATCCAACGCCTGACGTGGCGTCAGAATGCGGCGCTGGTCATCCTGAGCGCTGCCGGCCGGACGAATGCCGGGCGTCACCAGTTGCAGCGCCGGGTACGCGGCCTTCAGCGCCTGCGCTTCCTGGGCCGAACACACCAGGCCATCCAGACCGGCCTGTGCGGCCAGCCCGGCCAGACGCAGCACCTGCGCCTGCGGCTCTAGATCCAGACCAACGCCCGCCAGATCTTCGCGCTCCATACTGGTCAGCACGGTTACGCCGATTAGCAGTGGTTTGGTCCCCTCCAGCTTGTCCAGGGTTTCGCGGCAGGCTGCCATCATGCGCAGGCCGCCCGAGCAGTGCACATTGACCATCCACACGCCCATCTCCGCCGCAGCCTTGACGGCCATGGCCGTGGTATTGGGGATGTCGTGGAATTTCAGATCGAGAAACACCTCGAAGCCCCTGCCGGCCAGCACATTGACGATCTCCGGCCCGCAACGGGTGAACAGCTCCTTGCCTACCTTGACCCGGCACAGCCTGGGATCTAGCTGATCAGCCAATGCCAACGCGGCATCACGGGTCGGGAAATCCAGGGCAACGATGATCGGGGTCTGGCAGGCGGACATGGGCGGGCTCTCGGGCAAGACAAATTCGGCGCGCATTGTAGCGGATGCGCCACAGGCTTGCCGCTCCGGTGATCCGCCCGTATCGTTCAGGGTTCAAGCCAAGCCGCAACAACTAAGGCTTACCGCTATTCGTCGGACTCAGACACAAGCGCATGCGGCGCCGCAAACGCCTGGCGATAACAGAACGCCAGACGCCCGACGATCGTCTGCATCAAAGGCCAATGCCCCGTAACCTCCTATGTCGCTCATTGCCCCTGCTTAACCACTCCTGACCACGCTTAAGCATTTCGGCATCAGTGGACTGCTAAATACACCTGACCGGGCATGCAGCTCCGTCGTACATAGTCCGCCAATCAGCGCGCCAACGGGTCATCCCAGAATGAACGTTCGCTTTCTTGGATAACATCCGCACGGCTTAAACCCAGATCCTTCAACGCCGCATCATCAAGCATGGCCAGGCGCCGCCGTTGCTCGGCCAACTGCCACCAGCGGGCAAACTGGCGACCAAGCGCACGCAGTATTTCAGTCGGCCGACGGCTCTTTAAGCGCCCAGCACTGGCTATTGCATAACCTTTTTGACCTTTCATCTCGTCGCCCTCCTTGTGGGGTT
This DNA window, taken from Pseudomonas sp. SG20056, encodes the following:
- the infC gene encoding translation initiation factor IF-3, with protein sequence MIIKREMRQDKRAAPKAPINENISAREVRLIGAEGEQLGIVSIEDALLKAEEAKLDLVEISADAVPPVCKLMDYGKSIFEKKKQIAAAKKNQKQIQVKEIKFRPGTEEGDYQVKLRNLVRFLSDGDRAKVSLRFRGREMAHQELGMELLKRVEGDLAEYGTVEQHPKMEGRQLIMVIAPKKKK
- the tal gene encoding transaldolase: MTSKLDQLKQFTTVVADTGDLDAITRLKPVDATTNPSLLLKAAAMPGYSALLKSAVTAGKGDLGLASDHFGVAVGGEILKIIPGRISTEVDARLSFDTQATLRRAERLIGLYEEAGIGRERVLIKIASTWEGIRAAEQLEKAGIQCNLTLLFSFAQAQACADAGVFLISPFVGRIYDWYKKADGRDFAGAEDPGVQSVTRIYNYYKANAYQTVVMGASFRNIGQIEQLAGCDRLTISPELLQQLADDQQPLARLLSPGKAAEAKQSLGESQFRWAMNEDAMATEKLAEGIRLFARDQEKLEKLLTAQA
- the thrS gene encoding threonine--tRNA ligase; this encodes MPIITLPDGSQRSFDHPVSVLEVAQSIGAGLAKATVAGKVNGKLVDACDLIESDATLQIITPKDQEGLEIIRHSCAHLIGHAVKQLFPAAKMVIGPVIEEGFYYDIASERPFTLDDVAAIEQRMQQLIEKDYDVIKKVTPRAEVIDVFTARGEEYKLRLVEDMPDEQAMGLYYHEEYVDMCRGPHVPNTRFLKAFKLTKLSGAYWRGDAKNEQLQRVYGTAWADKKQLAAYIQRIEEAEKRDHRKIGKRLDLFHTQEEAPGMVFWHPNGWTIYQVLEQYMRGVQRENGYQEVRTPQVVDRVLWEKSGHWGNYADNMFTTQSESRDYAIKPMNCPCHVQIFNQGLKSYRELPLRLAEFGSCHRNEASGALHGIMRVRGFTQDDAHIFCTEEQVKKEAADFIKLTLQVYADFGFSDVKMKLSTRPAKRVGDDAFWDRAEEALANALNEAGLPWEYLPGEGAFYGPKIEFTLLDCLGRAWQCGTLQYDPNMPQRLEASYVSEDNSRKVPVMLHRAILGSFERFIGILIEHYEGAFPAWLAPTQAVVMNITDKQADFALEVEKTLNQSGFRAKSDLRNEKIGFKIREHTLLKVPYLLVIGDREVETKTVAVRTREGADLGSMPVTQFAEFLTQAVSRRGRQDLE
- the dusA gene encoding tRNA dihydrouridine(20/20a) synthase DusA is translated as MTDNSALTANTPPTTLSRRFSVAPMMDWTDRHCRFFLRQLSQHALLYTEMVTTGAILHGDAARFLRHSVAEYPLALQLGGSVPADMAACAKLGETAGYSEINLNVGCPSDRVQNNMIGACLMGHPQLVADCVKAMQDAVDIPVTVKHRIGINGRDSYAELCDFVGTVRDAGCRSFTVHARIAILEGLSPKENREVPPLRYEVAAQLKQDFPELEIILNGGIKTLEDCQQHLQTFDGVMLGREAYHNPYLLAQVDQQLFGSPRTVMSRFEAMQSMRGYIAAHLAEGGSMHHITRHMLGLGQGFNGARRFRQLLSVDIHKTNEPLALFDQAAQLLQGR
- a CDS encoding FAD-binding oxidoreductase is translated as MAHTAYPQSYYAASANPVPERPELNGEVETDVCIVGAGYTGLSTAIALLENGFKVSIVEAAKVGFGASGRNGGQIVNSYSRDIDVIERSVGPKQAKLLGDMAFEGGRIIRERIAKYNIQCDLKDGGVFAANTPKHMKHLESQKKLWERYGHTQLELMDAKRIREVVDSDVYVGGMLDMSGGHIHPLNLALGEAAAVESLGGVIYEQSPAIRIDRGASPVVHTPNGRIKAKFVVVAGNAYLGNLIPELSAKSMPCGTQVITTEPLSAELAKSLLPQDYCVEDCNYLLDYYRLTSDKRLIFGGGVVYGARDPANIEAIIRPKMLKAFPQLKDVKIDYAWTGNFLLTLSRLPQVGRLGDNIYYSQGCSGHGVTYTHLAGKVLAEALRGQAERFDAFADLPHYPFPGGRLFQVPFSALGAWYYTMRDKLGV
- a CDS encoding PA2778 family cysteine peptidase — its product is MFQFVRVVKLLPFALSFLLVACSSGPQLLPETKRLPERVELADVPFFQLSDAQGGPSALAALLNHHGVISSPGLVDERIQQLAKGQSAQAGLETVARSYDLLVYPLPGNMDALMQQVSAGHPVLVMQDRLFGGPGSQFALLVGYDQRERTLVLRSGNTRRWYTSFASFDDAWGEAGRWAVLVMPTNQLPAQPLKPTWMTAAQELQDQGRTAAAQRALRTAHQLWPDAQL